From one Anomalospiza imberbis isolate Cuckoo-Finch-1a 21T00152 chromosome 25, ASM3175350v1, whole genome shotgun sequence genomic stretch:
- the LAPTM5 gene encoding lysosomal-associated transmembrane protein 5 isoform X3, with translation MSILLLIEYSLEVANGKGFCKDLDKDYYRIADITTSFLLILMLFAISFHLLIGVLKKRERFLIPFLALQVIDFLLSLLTMFSSYIQVPAIISVSSLGHTQGHARTPLLALQLLDFCLSILTLCSSYMEVPTYLSLKPVDSGGSLPALEKLPAEEYTKVMITFTIAFVAVLILKAYMFKCVLSCFKLIKASRRDEEKVEPHAVEQAVLPSYEEALELPSKDCPPPYVTI, from the exons ATGAGCATCCTGCTGCTGATCGAGTATTCCCTGGAGGTGGCCAACGGGAAGGGATTCTGCAAAGACCTGGACAAGGATTACTACAGAATTG CTGATATCACCACCAGTTTCCTGCTGATCCTCATGTTGTTTGCCATCAGCTTCCATCTCCTGATCGGGGTGCTCAAG AAGAGGGAGCGGTTCCTGATCCCCTTCCTGGCTCTGCAAGTCATCGATTTCCTCCTAAGCCTCCTGACTATGTTCAGCTCCTACATCCAGGTGCCAGCGATCATCTCTGTGTCCTCCCTGGGCCACACG CAGGGCCACGCCAGGACTCCCCTGCTGGCgctgcagctgctggatttCTGCCTGAGCATCCTCACCCTGTGCAGCTCCTACATGGAGGTGCCCACCTACCTCAGCCTCAAGCCTGTGGACAGTGGG ggctctttgccagccctggagaagctgccaGCGGAGGAATACACCAAAGTGATGATCACCTTCACCATCGCCTTCGTGGCTGTGCTCATCCTCAAG gCCTACATGTTCAAGTGTGTCCTGAGCTGCTTTAAGCTCATCAAAGCCAgcaggagggatgaggagaaaGTGGAGCCACACGCAGTGGAACAG GCCGTGCTGCCGTCCTATGAGGAAGCCCTGGAACTGCCTTCCAAGGATTGTCCCCCTCCCTACGTGACCAtctga